A stretch of the Bdellovibrio sp. 22V genome encodes the following:
- the rseP gene encoding RIP metalloprotease RseP translates to MDIFSFLHQGLSAIVPFVVLLGILIFVHELGHFLVARWCGVRVEVFSLGFGKKILKYKKGDTTYALSLIPLGGYVKMFGEQPGDNISEEDKKHSFTHKNVWQRIAVVLAGPLMNFFFAILVFFAVALIGEDAKTPVVGDVPAASSAYAAGFRSGDKIVSVNEKAITTWEDVQKSLSLKESHDLHLDVVVQREGTNESVNIATTAKAEPNPNVLSSFEYIANVEGLTPYSAGTTVGVLENSPLHALGLKTGDTITAINGQKVGYWRQLDSTFAKMNSGEPLTIEAIGVREGDKEPKPLTVTMAPLTSIKSFSLQSLGLESSELYLSKVMKDSPAQAAGLRDGDRLVTINNVKLQKWEDVINNIKSFDGKNPVAISVLRAGQMIDLKITPKMTTQMLPTGTEEKRYTIGIAPIANLAAPELMVLRTSNPIDALVRGTEKTWDVSVMTVMSFVRLFQAKISPKNIGGVISIGQAASETFKIGLTQFLQMMAIISVNLFILNLMPVPVLDGGHLVFYIIELVKGAPLSMRKMEVAQQVGLALLMSLMIFALFNDFTRLLGL, encoded by the coding sequence ATGGATATTTTTTCATTTTTACACCAAGGTTTGTCTGCGATTGTTCCATTTGTTGTTTTGCTCGGAATTTTGATTTTCGTGCATGAACTCGGTCACTTCCTCGTGGCGCGCTGGTGCGGAGTACGTGTTGAAGTGTTCAGCCTTGGTTTCGGTAAAAAAATCCTGAAATACAAAAAAGGCGATACGACTTACGCTCTTTCACTGATTCCATTAGGTGGATACGTGAAAATGTTCGGCGAGCAGCCGGGCGATAATATTTCTGAAGAGGACAAAAAACATTCTTTTACACATAAAAATGTGTGGCAAAGAATTGCCGTCGTTCTTGCCGGTCCTTTGATGAACTTCTTCTTTGCGATCTTGGTGTTCTTTGCCGTTGCTTTGATTGGCGAAGACGCAAAAACTCCGGTTGTGGGTGACGTTCCTGCGGCTTCTTCCGCTTATGCTGCGGGTTTCCGCTCCGGCGATAAAATCGTTTCCGTGAATGAAAAAGCGATCACGACTTGGGAAGACGTGCAGAAGTCTTTGAGCCTCAAAGAAAGTCACGATCTTCACTTGGACGTTGTCGTTCAACGTGAAGGCACGAATGAATCGGTCAACATTGCGACAACGGCGAAAGCTGAGCCAAATCCCAATGTTTTGAGTTCGTTTGAATACATCGCGAATGTAGAAGGTCTGACTCCTTATTCTGCTGGCACAACTGTGGGTGTTCTTGAGAATTCTCCGCTTCATGCGCTGGGCTTGAAAACAGGCGACACGATTACTGCGATCAATGGTCAAAAAGTAGGTTATTGGAGACAGCTGGATTCTACATTTGCAAAAATGAATTCCGGTGAACCATTGACGATTGAAGCGATCGGTGTGCGCGAAGGCGACAAAGAGCCTAAACCTTTGACTGTGACGATGGCGCCACTGACTTCAATTAAGTCTTTCTCTTTACAAAGCCTAGGCCTTGAGAGTTCCGAACTCTATTTGAGCAAAGTGATGAAGGACTCCCCGGCGCAAGCAGCGGGCCTCCGTGACGGCGACCGTTTGGTCACGATCAACAATGTGAAATTGCAAAAATGGGAAGATGTTATCAATAACATCAAGTCGTTTGACGGGAAAAACCCGGTTGCAATCTCTGTGCTGCGCGCGGGTCAGATGATTGATTTGAAGATCACGCCAAAAATGACGACACAAATGTTGCCTACAGGAACGGAAGAAAAACGTTACACAATCGGTATCGCTCCGATCGCCAACTTGGCAGCGCCTGAATTGATGGTTCTTCGCACGTCGAATCCTATCGACGCTTTGGTGCGCGGAACGGAAAAAACTTGGGACGTGTCAGTGATGACGGTCATGAGTTTCGTTCGTTTGTTCCAAGCAAAGATCTCTCCGAAAAACATCGGTGGCGTGATCTCAATCGGGCAAGCGGCTAGTGAGACTTTCAAAATTGGTTTGACTCAGTTCTTGCAAATGATGGCAATCATTTCCGTGAACTTGTTCATTCTGAATTTGATGCCGGTTCCAGTTCTTGACGGTGGACACTTGGTGTTCTACATCATTGAGCTTGTGAAAGGCGCTCCACTGAGCATGAGAAAAATGGAAGTCGCACAGCAAGTAGGGTTGGCTCTTCTTATGAGCTTGATGATCTTTGCGCTGTTTAACGACTTCACTCGTTTACTAGGTCTATGA
- the tsf gene encoding translation elongation factor Ts, whose protein sequence is MSISATLVKELREKTNAGMMDCKKALEATSGDFDAAVEWLRVKGLGAAAKKADRIAAEGAVFAQVVGNTGIVMEINSETDFVARNDGFKALAADVAEHLLKTTSTADVLEQAFVKNPSKKLGDLFTEATATIGEKIVLRRSEKYTASANTLVHTYIHGEGKIGVLIEVAASKPEAVSNPELKTFAQDVALHIAAMNPMAISSAEIPAEVVAKEKEILTAKNLESGKKPEMIEKIVEGQIRKFLAENCLVDQAFVKNPDMKVSDLAKEVGKKIGADVSIKRFVRFELGAGIEKKSNDFAAEVAAQMKGH, encoded by the coding sequence ATGTCTATTTCCGCTACTCTTGTAAAAGAGCTCAGAGAGAAAACAAACGCAGGTATGATGGATTGCAAAAAAGCACTTGAAGCGACTTCTGGTGACTTTGATGCAGCTGTTGAATGGTTGCGCGTAAAAGGTCTTGGCGCTGCTGCAAAGAAAGCTGACCGTATTGCTGCTGAAGGTGCTGTATTCGCACAAGTTGTTGGCAACACTGGTATCGTAATGGAAATCAACTCTGAAACTGACTTCGTTGCTCGTAACGACGGTTTCAAAGCTCTTGCTGCTGACGTTGCTGAACATTTGCTTAAAACAACTTCTACAGCTGATGTTTTGGAGCAAGCATTCGTTAAAAATCCATCTAAAAAGCTTGGTGATCTTTTCACTGAAGCGACTGCAACTATCGGTGAAAAAATCGTATTGCGTCGTTCAGAGAAGTACACTGCTTCTGCAAATACATTGGTTCACACTTACATCCACGGTGAAGGTAAAATCGGCGTGTTGATTGAAGTTGCTGCTTCTAAACCAGAAGCTGTAAGCAATCCTGAGTTGAAAACTTTCGCTCAAGACGTTGCTCTTCACATCGCAGCGATGAACCCAATGGCGATCTCTTCTGCTGAAATCCCAGCTGAAGTTGTTGCAAAAGAGAAAGAAATTTTGACAGCTAAAAACCTTGAGTCTGGTAAAAAACCTGAAATGATCGAAAAGATCGTTGAAGGTCAAATCCGCAAGTTCTTGGCTGAGAACTGCCTTGTTGACCAAGCTTTCGTTAAAAACCCAGACATGAAAGTGTCTGATTTGGCGAAAGAAGTTGGCAAGAAAATTGGTGCTGACGTTTCTATCAAGCGTTTCGTTCGTTTCGAGCTTGGCGCTGGTATCGAGAAAAAGTCTAACGACTTCGCAGCGGAAGTTGCTGCGCAAATGAAAGGACACTAA
- a CDS encoding isoprenyl transferase, whose product MTLPKHIAIIMDGNGRWAQLKRRPRTFGHIKGTRVAKKIITACSRRGIKNLTLYAFSTENWFRPQAEVSLLMQILRRYLKRETENLVKENIRFSVIGDVSRIPADVAEAIGRSIEATSQCTGLNLVFALSYGSRQEITQAVRDIATRVASGELAPEEIDEETINSSLSTFPTPDPDLIIRTSGEQRLSNFLMWQAAYSEFYFTDVLWPNFTESHLDEALKAFSVRQRRFGKVSANDNVEKFSN is encoded by the coding sequence ATGACTCTGCCAAAGCATATCGCAATCATTATGGATGGTAACGGTCGTTGGGCTCAGCTCAAACGTCGCCCGCGCACGTTTGGACATATCAAAGGCACTCGCGTCGCTAAGAAGATCATTACGGCTTGTTCGCGACGCGGGATTAAGAATCTCACTCTTTATGCATTCAGCACTGAAAACTGGTTCCGCCCACAAGCGGAAGTCAGCTTGTTGATGCAAATTCTGCGTCGCTATTTGAAACGCGAAACTGAAAACCTTGTTAAAGAAAACATTCGTTTTTCCGTCATCGGCGATGTATCCCGCATCCCGGCAGACGTCGCAGAAGCGATCGGAAGATCTATTGAAGCTACATCCCAGTGCACAGGCCTTAACTTGGTCTTTGCGTTGAGCTATGGCTCTCGTCAAGAGATCACTCAAGCTGTGCGCGATATCGCAACTCGCGTCGCTTCGGGGGAGCTTGCGCCGGAAGAGATCGATGAAGAGACTATTAATTCTTCATTAAGCACTTTCCCGACTCCAGATCCTGATCTTATCATCCGCACCAGCGGTGAACAGCGACTTTCAAACTTCCTTATGTGGCAAGCCGCATACTCTGAGTTCTATTTCACAGACGTATTGTGGCCTAACTTTACCGAGTCTCATCTTGATGAAGCGCTCAAAGCTTTTTCTGTGAGACAACGCCGTTTCGGCAAGGTTTCAGCGAATGACAACGTGGAAAAGTTTTCTAACTAG
- the pyrH gene encoding UMP kinase translates to MKEPVYKRILLKLSGEALAGKQGTGINTATIKQIAQDVAEAYKAGVQMGVVIGGGNIYRGVAASAEGMDRASADYMGMLATCINALALQDALEKEGVPTRVQTAIEMAEIAEPYIRRRAIRHLEKGRIVIFGAGTGNPFFTTDTAASLRAMEINAQVIMKATKVDGIYDKDPAKHTDAKKFDKISYIDVLNRGLQVMDSTAISMCMDNKLPIITFDLTQPGNILKAVQGENIGTLVH, encoded by the coding sequence TTGAAAGAGCCTGTCTATAAACGCATTTTGCTGAAGTTAAGTGGTGAAGCTCTTGCTGGAAAGCAAGGGACTGGAATCAATACTGCAACGATTAAACAAATCGCGCAGGACGTGGCAGAAGCTTATAAGGCAGGCGTTCAAATGGGCGTCGTCATCGGTGGCGGTAACATCTATCGTGGTGTTGCCGCTTCTGCTGAAGGTATGGATCGCGCAAGTGCTGATTACATGGGTATGCTTGCGACTTGTATCAATGCCCTGGCTCTTCAAGACGCTCTTGAAAAAGAAGGCGTCCCTACCCGCGTACAGACAGCTATTGAAATGGCTGAGATCGCGGAACCTTACATCCGTCGCAGAGCGATTCGCCATCTAGAAAAAGGCCGTATTGTGATTTTCGGTGCAGGAACTGGAAATCCATTCTTCACGACTGACACGGCAGCATCTCTACGTGCTATGGAAATCAACGCTCAAGTGATCATGAAAGCGACTAAAGTAGACGGTATCTACGATAAAGATCCTGCGAAACATACAGATGCAAAAAAATTCGATAAGATCAGCTACATCGACGTTCTTAACCGCGGTTTGCAGGTGATGGACTCGACAGCGATCAGCATGTGTATGGACAACAAACTTCCTATCATCACATTCGACCTCACTCAGCCCGGAAATATTCTAAAAGCCGTGCAAGGTGAAAACATCGGTACACTCGTTCACTAG
- the frr gene encoding ribosome recycling factor has translation MAIADVKKNAQAKMDKTLAALGEELKKIRTGRAQVSMLDGIRVNYYGTPSPLSQVASISTPDAKSFLIAPWEVSILKEIEQAIIKSELGMAPMNDGKVIRLKVPDLTEERRKDLAKQVKKIAEEARVAVRMARRDANDEVKKLQKDKAISEDEGKKAEADIQKVTDDFIKKVDQVADEKEKSILTI, from the coding sequence ATGGCTATTGCAGATGTAAAAAAGAACGCTCAAGCAAAGATGGACAAAACTTTGGCTGCTTTGGGTGAAGAACTTAAGAAGATCCGCACGGGTCGTGCTCAAGTTTCTATGCTTGATGGTATCCGCGTAAATTACTACGGTACGCCATCTCCTCTTTCTCAAGTGGCTTCTATCTCTACTCCAGATGCGAAATCTTTCCTTATCGCACCTTGGGAAGTTTCTATCCTTAAAGAAATCGAACAAGCGATCATCAAGTCTGAGCTTGGCATGGCGCCAATGAATGACGGCAAAGTGATTCGTTTGAAAGTTCCAGATTTGACAGAAGAACGCCGTAAAGACTTGGCAAAACAAGTTAAGAAAATCGCTGAAGAAGCTCGCGTAGCTGTTCGTATGGCTCGTCGTGATGCGAATGACGAAGTTAAAAAACTTCAAAAAGACAAAGCGATCAGCGAAGACGAAGGCAAAAAGGCAGAAGCTGACATTCAAAAAGTCACTGACGATTTTATCAAAAAAGTTGATCAGGTTGCTGACGAAAAAGAAAAGTCCATCTTGACGATCTAA
- the tsaB gene encoding tRNA (adenosine(37)-N6)-threonylcarbamoyltransferase complex dimerization subunit type 1 TsaB, translated as MKILAMETSTALGGVAVVIDGQVVAEESSLRQKSHSENISPFVDHCLQKAQLKLEDIDVFAVGQGPGSFTGIRVAANAGKAYAYAFNKPMITIDSLMLLAHQAQGSDKPILAIINAYKNMVYLGLFDVRGAEPVYIKGPEAIPVRDLKNHIQQDCVVVGDGWEAYHEYFPEELMKHLSRDAKLPDEPLASTLGKLAEYRAKKGQTLDWKSFVPLYIRASEAEETKKGILISPLK; from the coding sequence ATGAAAATCTTAGCAATGGAAACCAGCACCGCCCTTGGGGGCGTTGCTGTCGTGATCGACGGACAAGTCGTCGCAGAGGAATCCTCTTTGCGACAAAAATCTCATAGCGAAAATATCAGTCCGTTCGTGGACCATTGTTTACAAAAAGCCCAATTAAAACTTGAAGATATCGACGTGTTTGCTGTGGGCCAGGGTCCCGGCAGTTTCACTGGTATTCGTGTAGCAGCGAATGCAGGAAAAGCGTACGCTTATGCGTTTAACAAACCGATGATCACGATTGATTCGTTGATGTTACTGGCGCATCAAGCTCAAGGCTCTGATAAACCTATACTTGCAATTATCAACGCCTACAAGAATATGGTTTATCTTGGCCTTTTCGACGTACGCGGAGCAGAACCCGTTTATATCAAAGGTCCTGAAGCAATTCCTGTCCGTGACTTGAAAAACCACATTCAACAGGATTGCGTTGTTGTCGGTGATGGCTGGGAAGCTTATCACGAATACTTCCCTGAAGAGCTGATGAAACATCTTTCCCGTGACGCGAAATTGCCTGACGAGCCCTTGGCCTCGACGCTGGGTAAACTTGCGGAATATCGAGCGAAAAAAGGTCAAACCTTGGACTGGAAATCGTTCGTGCCACTTTATATTCGCGCTTCCGAAGCCGAAGAGACAAAAAAAGGAATTTTAATCTCTCCGCTCAAGTAG
- a CDS encoding ATP-binding protein: MKQNQARNHPEVEKIFQQQAHEICVRMDRGFAFLMIIQWVACVLLGIYITPGTWLGQFSGSLENALVGVIFGGLFALPSLYCALILPGQKITRVVISVAQMCFSILLIYLTGGRIETHFHVFVSLAALAFYKDISILLLASLIVIIDHALRGILLPMTVYGEGVGMEWRWVEHALWVAFEDIILILGIGRIREELKDMAYSKYELMSAREDALRLSSLKSSFLSNMSHEIRTPLNSIIGFSDILRDTKLDEEQTEYVGTIHRCSDSLLHLINDILDISKIENGLLQIDRHRFDFKELHSDIHKMFSVKCQEKGLELELEMDEEIPRHAMGDSHRLRQVLTNLVGNAVKFTEKGKVRIAVRKDIKTQTYRWHVQDTGKGIHYDNIKKLFRSFYQEDASVSRKYGGSGLGLMISKNLVELMGGQISVDSKVGEGTTFSFSLPLEEVN; encoded by the coding sequence ATGAAACAAAACCAAGCTCGGAACCACCCTGAAGTGGAAAAAATTTTCCAGCAACAGGCGCACGAAATCTGCGTGCGTATGGATCGCGGTTTTGCTTTTCTCATGATAATTCAATGGGTTGCGTGTGTACTCTTGGGAATTTATATAACTCCCGGGACCTGGCTAGGGCAGTTTAGTGGCTCTTTGGAAAACGCTCTGGTTGGTGTCATCTTTGGCGGCCTTTTCGCCCTTCCTTCCTTATATTGTGCCTTGATTCTTCCTGGTCAAAAAATCACCCGTGTTGTGATCTCCGTCGCACAGATGTGCTTCTCGATCCTCCTTATATATTTAACAGGGGGGAGGATCGAAACGCATTTCCATGTCTTCGTTTCTTTGGCCGCCTTGGCCTTCTATAAAGACATCTCTATTTTACTTTTGGCTTCTCTGATCGTGATTATCGACCATGCTTTGCGCGGGATTCTTTTGCCGATGACCGTTTATGGTGAAGGTGTCGGGATGGAATGGCGTTGGGTGGAGCACGCCCTGTGGGTGGCTTTCGAAGATATTATTTTAATTCTGGGAATTGGACGGATCCGGGAAGAACTCAAAGACATGGCTTATTCCAAGTATGAGCTGATGTCAGCGCGCGAAGATGCTCTTCGTCTGTCATCGTTGAAATCCAGTTTCCTTAGTAACATGAGCCATGAGATTCGTACTCCGCTTAACAGTATCATCGGCTTTTCCGACATTCTTCGCGACACGAAACTCGATGAGGAACAGACGGAGTACGTAGGAACGATTCATCGTTGTTCGGATTCGTTGCTTCATCTGATTAATGATATTCTCGATATTTCAAAAATTGAAAACGGCCTTTTGCAAATTGACCGTCATCGTTTTGATTTCAAAGAGCTTCATTCAGACATTCACAAAATGTTTTCGGTGAAATGTCAGGAAAAAGGTTTGGAGTTGGAGCTGGAAATGGACGAAGAAATTCCTCGTCACGCCATGGGGGATTCGCACCGCTTGCGCCAAGTGCTCACGAATCTAGTCGGTAATGCCGTCAAGTTTACAGAAAAAGGCAAAGTGCGAATTGCTGTTCGTAAAGATATCAAAACGCAAACGTACCGGTGGCACGTCCAAGACACCGGTAAAGGCATTCACTACGACAACATCAAAAAGCTTTTCCGCAGCTTCTATCAAGAAGACGCTTCGGTTTCACGCAAGTACGGAGGCTCCGGTTTAGGTTTGATGATTTCAAAAAATCTTGTGGAGCTTATGGGCGGGCAGATTTCCGTGGACAGCAAAGTGGGAGAAGGAACGACGTTCTCCTTCTCCCTTCCTCTTGAAGAGGTTAATTAA
- a CDS encoding glycosyltransferase — protein MRVLFRISVSFFISLFFASLAFAQKTLILYSSIGMGHLSASRAIEEKIKAQNPQAEVELKNIRDFMPSMSRTIDEKMYWFVFKKMPQTFSNAYLSSMQKGMQVRDLSDIKTGYNETALLDYIRKSGAETVIATHYGSAINLGNLKSSGKLPGIKTAWVHTDYIEHYFPRISQRLDKTFVGHNELANSWKEFGVKAEKVEVTGIPVRNLPEPGEVQRGAVLEAVGLKAEPVTFVMSGGSEGLRDYPTAVKSLAQQFKDPIQIVAVCGKNEKARSELEKLAATLPPHVTLKPLGFIPNKQLIDLISVADLYVTKSGGLSPTEGALLMKPLVLINEYGGHEAENAEFFKKTKMAEIVNSSAELGGKAVSVLANPELMKQMMEHQREYRNSVNLDYIANWTLNDKAQETVRIDLGLKEGAMVEGTTEALAKLSRDFPGDVEVLLSYPKSKTGTYFGDGKESNPFGHIAIRVGENVYTINHMAERGSEPHIVHKSSLAEYLYSTKTYYRNEEFTGMQGQAYAKDTLAVRLDGLSNEAIKNMLNEIATIDRDWKEGRLNYVAKTCNCADVTLRVLKAGGVVVDGKIFKRSIKMPLDVFDAVVKAAENRPDLQSSLIHYGYVKSSKNEFKTAGFPLSLYQIKRAIVNMFKKGRDKIETRINARLTVNKDSSELSYEKTKTVQKTAPKGAVGMRCEAVFN, from the coding sequence ATGAGAGTCCTTTTTAGAATTTCTGTCTCATTTTTTATCAGTTTGTTTTTCGCGTCTCTCGCGTTTGCGCAGAAGACTTTGATCCTCTATTCCTCTATTGGAATGGGGCACCTGAGCGCTTCACGGGCGATTGAAGAAAAAATCAAAGCCCAGAATCCGCAGGCGGAAGTGGAGCTTAAAAACATTCGTGATTTCATGCCTTCAATGAGCCGTACTATTGATGAAAAGATGTATTGGTTTGTCTTTAAAAAAATGCCGCAAACTTTTTCGAATGCGTATTTAAGTTCGATGCAAAAAGGTATGCAAGTTCGTGATCTCAGCGATATTAAAACAGGATACAACGAAACGGCGTTGCTCGATTATATTCGTAAATCCGGCGCGGAGACAGTGATCGCCACTCACTATGGCTCAGCTATCAATCTTGGAAATCTAAAGTCTTCTGGCAAACTTCCCGGCATTAAAACGGCGTGGGTGCACACGGACTATATTGAACATTATTTCCCGCGCATCTCGCAGCGTTTGGATAAAACATTCGTTGGCCACAATGAATTGGCGAATTCGTGGAAAGAGTTCGGTGTTAAAGCTGAAAAAGTGGAAGTCACAGGCATTCCTGTCAGAAATCTCCCCGAGCCCGGCGAAGTGCAACGGGGCGCTGTTCTTGAAGCCGTTGGTTTAAAAGCAGAACCTGTGACATTCGTGATGTCAGGAGGCTCAGAAGGTTTGCGTGACTATCCGACGGCCGTGAAATCACTTGCACAACAGTTTAAAGATCCCATTCAAATCGTTGCAGTTTGCGGAAAGAATGAAAAAGCGCGCAGCGAATTGGAAAAATTGGCGGCAACACTTCCGCCGCATGTAACGCTGAAACCTCTTGGCTTTATTCCGAACAAGCAACTTATTGATCTTATTTCCGTGGCGGATCTTTACGTCACGAAGTCAGGCGGTCTTTCACCGACGGAGGGTGCACTTTTGATGAAGCCTCTTGTGTTGATCAATGAGTACGGCGGACACGAAGCAGAAAATGCAGAGTTTTTCAAAAAAACAAAGATGGCAGAAATCGTGAACTCTTCCGCGGAGCTTGGCGGAAAAGCCGTGTCCGTCTTAGCAAATCCGGAACTGATGAAACAAATGATGGAGCATCAGCGTGAATACCGTAACTCTGTCAACCTAGACTACATCGCGAACTGGACACTCAACGATAAAGCACAAGAGACCGTACGCATTGACCTGGGACTTAAGGAAGGCGCCATGGTCGAGGGCACAACAGAAGCTCTTGCAAAGCTTTCGCGCGACTTCCCTGGTGATGTCGAAGTTTTGCTAAGTTACCCAAAATCCAAAACCGGCACTTACTTTGGCGACGGAAAAGAATCGAATCCATTCGGCCACATCGCCATTCGCGTCGGTGAAAACGTCTACACGATCAATCACATGGCAGAGCGTGGCAGTGAACCGCACATCGTTCACAAATCCAGCTTAGCTGAATACCTTTACTCGACAAAAACTTATTATCGCAATGAAGAGTTCACAGGCATGCAAGGTCAAGCCTACGCCAAAGACACCTTGGCTGTGCGCCTTGATGGTCTTTCCAACGAGGCTATCAAAAACATGCTCAATGAAATTGCGACCATCGACCGCGACTGGAAAGAGGGACGTCTTAATTATGTGGCGAAAACGTGCAACTGCGCGGATGTGACGTTGAGAGTTCTTAAAGCAGGTGGCGTTGTGGTTGACGGTAAAATCTTTAAGCGTTCGATTAAGATGCCATTGGATGTTTTCGATGCTGTCGTAAAGGCGGCGGAAAACAGACCTGACTTGCAAAGCTCTCTGATTCACTATGGTTACGTGAAGAGTTCAAAGAATGAATTCAAAACAGCGGGCTTCCCTTTGAGTCTTTATCAAATTAAACGCGCCATCGTGAATATGTTTAAAAAAGGCCGCGACAAAATCGAAACACGCATCAACGCGCGTTTGACGGTGAATAAAGATTCGTCTGAATTGAGTTACGAAAAAACGAAAACTGTGCAAAAGACAGCACCGAAAGGCGCCGTCGGCATGCGCTGCGAAGCTGTCTTTAATTAA
- a CDS encoding phosphatidate cytidylyltransferase: MTTWKSFLTRAASAVVALALIFFLYFMWAINGLKAAVAVIVAIGTWELVCILFKNSSSKFLKFLFFALTLVVFAATCVSLSTGSLIFALALIVLIIANLLVENKAGDLNAMTSYHSKAALGLFYMGLLPAFAYRLLDQHNGLAWFAFLLASVFAGDTMAYVFGVLFGKHKVMPSVSPKKTWEGSLGGFLGSLAAGLLCWLFFFPEGSALFMVILAGVSGFVGQFGDFFESLLKRVADVKDSGKIMPGHGGVLDRIDGVLFASPVVLSGILILSHLLS, from the coding sequence ATGACAACGTGGAAAAGTTTTCTAACTAGAGCTGCTTCTGCGGTTGTTGCTCTTGCACTTATTTTCTTTCTTTATTTCATGTGGGCGATCAATGGTCTTAAAGCGGCCGTTGCCGTGATTGTCGCGATTGGAACTTGGGAGCTTGTTTGTATTCTCTTTAAAAACAGTTCGTCCAAGTTTTTGAAGTTCCTTTTTTTCGCACTTACGCTCGTTGTTTTTGCGGCGACTTGCGTTTCATTGAGTACGGGTTCGTTGATTTTCGCTCTCGCCTTGATTGTTTTGATCATCGCCAATCTTCTTGTGGAAAATAAAGCGGGCGATTTGAATGCGATGACCTCTTATCATTCAAAGGCGGCGCTAGGTTTGTTCTATATGGGACTTCTTCCTGCGTTTGCGTATCGCCTGTTGGATCAACACAATGGATTGGCGTGGTTTGCGTTTTTACTCGCATCCGTTTTCGCCGGCGACACAATGGCGTATGTTTTTGGCGTTCTTTTTGGAAAACACAAAGTTATGCCCTCTGTTTCTCCGAAGAAAACATGGGAAGGCTCTTTGGGTGGATTTTTAGGTTCATTGGCAGCCGGTCTTCTTTGTTGGCTGTTCTTTTTCCCCGAAGGATCTGCTTTGTTTATGGTGATTTTGGCCGGTGTCTCAGGATTCGTCGGTCAGTTCGGAGATTTCTTCGAATCTCTCTTAAAACGAGTCGCTGACGTGAAAGATTCGGGAAAAATTATGCCGGGCCACGGTGGTGTTTTGGATCGCATAGATGGCGTCCTATTCGCAAGTCCTGTTGTTCTATCCGGAATTCTGATCTTGTCTCATCTTTTGTCGTAA
- the rpsB gene encoding 30S ribosomal protein S2, whose protein sequence is MAQVTMKEMLDAGVHFGHQTQRWNPKMKPYVYTARGGIHIIDLQKTVVRANKAADFVKEIAANGGRLIFVGTKKQAIEPIQEAAQKCGQYYVTKRWLGGMMTNFETIKSSIDRLRKIDTMKEKGEFNYLTKKERAKLEKEYLRLTEFLSGIREMKEMPSAMFVVDLPKEHIAVAEAKRLGIPVVAIADTNSDPESVEFAIPGNDDAIRSIKLFANLVAEAYLEGAKTWEQKLRTMTDKQSDVAKEAKAEGKEEAPKRRGAPKAGGKEAPKKAAGPAVVKATKARKLVAAGTAEEVEIQAELENKENEDSAE, encoded by the coding sequence ATGGCACAAGTGACCATGAAAGAAATGTTAGACGCTGGCGTCCACTTCGGACATCAAACTCAGCGTTGGAACCCAAAAATGAAACCTTATGTTTACACAGCTCGCGGAGGCATTCATATCATTGACCTTCAAAAGACTGTTGTACGCGCAAACAAAGCTGCTGACTTCGTAAAAGAAATCGCTGCTAACGGCGGTCGTTTGATCTTCGTTGGAACTAAGAAGCAAGCTATCGAGCCAATCCAAGAAGCGGCTCAAAAATGCGGTCAGTACTACGTAACTAAGCGTTGGTTGGGTGGTATGATGACGAATTTCGAAACGATCAAATCTTCTATCGATCGTCTTCGCAAAATCGACACAATGAAAGAAAAAGGCGAATTCAACTACTTGACTAAGAAAGAGCGCGCGAAGCTTGAAAAAGAATACCTTCGCTTGACTGAGTTCTTGTCTGGTATCCGTGAAATGAAGGAAATGCCATCTGCTATGTTCGTAGTAGACCTTCCTAAAGAACACATCGCTGTTGCTGAAGCTAAACGCTTGGGCATCCCAGTTGTTGCTATCGCTGATACAAACTCTGATCCAGAGTCTGTTGAGTTCGCGATCCCAGGTAACGACGATGCGATCCGTTCTATCAAATTGTTCGCAAACCTAGTTGCTGAAGCTTACCTAGAAGGTGCTAAAACTTGGGAACAAAAACTTCGCACAATGACTGACAAACAGTCTGACGTTGCTAAAGAAGCGAAAGCTGAAGGCAAAGAAGAAGCTCCTAAGCGTCGTGGCGCTCCTAAAGCTGGCGGAAAAGAAGCTCCTAAAAAAGCGGCTGGTCCTGCAGTTGTTAAAGCTACGAAAGCTCGCAAACTTGTTGCTGCTGGTACAGCAGAAGAAGTTGAAATCCAAGCTGAGCTTGAGAACAAAGAAAACGAAGATTCTGCGGAGTAA